One stretch of Periplaneta americana isolate PAMFEO1 chromosome 1, P.americana_PAMFEO1_priV1, whole genome shotgun sequence DNA includes these proteins:
- the Nasp gene encoding protein HGV2 isoform X1 produces the protein MEPEAKSDNPEQETSNKEEAFTHLAQGKRHLLVKDYNEAVTSLASACQLLSQLYGEAANECGEAYFNYGIALLELGRTENGVLGIEGEGNESQDSDDGEDEVEDEKEENTTSSEEKQVENGKHDEEPEKKGSADTDTESKKDETNGTNNDEAGTNDKSKEESDEDDVSNLRLAWEMLELAKIIFQRQAEGSKQMNLKLAEVHLKLGEVGLESETYTQAIEDIKMCLQIQTDHLDEHDRCIAETHYQLGMAYSLVHDFDEAIEQLNQAHQLLEKRIKYLQERGKQGVTSAEQNENNPFYTIEGEISEINALLPEIKEKISDLEDFKKEAKKALLAKFDVGETGIKSETGQGSSAESSGAFPVSSRPDVDSKPVSNISHLVRKKRKLEPDTSEEKCSKQLCTEVSKRE, from the coding sequence ATGGAGCCGGAAGCGAAAAGTGATAATCCTGAACAGGAAACAAGCAATAAAGAAGAGGCTTTTACACATTTAGCCCAAGGGAAAAGACATTTATTGGTTAAAGATTACAATGAAGCCGTGACATCCCTTGCTTCTGCGTGTCAACTACTGTCACAGTTATACGGTGAAGCGGCAAATGAATGCGGAGAAGCATATTTCAATTACGGAatagcattattagaacttgggcGAACAGAAAATGGGGTTTTGGGGATCGAAGGAGAGGGCAATGAAAGTCAAGACAGTGACGATGGAGAAGATGAAGTTGAAGATGAGAAGGAAGAAAACACGACAAGTAGTGAAGAAAAACAAGTGGAAAACGGAAAGCATGATGAGGAACCGGAGAAGAAAGGTAGTGCAGATACAGATACAGAATCAAAAAAAGATGAAACAAATGGTACGAATAATGATGAAGCTGGTACAAATGATAAATCAAAAGAAGAGAGTGATGAAGATGATGTAAGTAATTTGCGCCTAGCATGGGAAATGCTGGAATTAgccaaaataatatttcaaagacAAGCTGAAGGCAGTAAGCAAATGAATTTGAAACTAGCAGAAGTTCATTTGAAACTAGGTGAAGTTGGTTTAGAATCTGAGACTTATACTCaggcaattgaagacattaaaatGTGTTTGCAAATTCAAACTGATCATTTGGACGAACATGACAGATGCATTGCTGAAACCCATTATCAGCTTGGAATGGCATATTCACTGGTTCATGATTTCGATGAAGCTATTGAACAACTGAACCAAGCACATCAGCTATTGGAAAAGAGAATTAAGTATCTCCAAGAAAGAGGCAAGCAGGGTGTGACCAGTGCTGAACAGAATGAGAATAATCCATTTTATACAATAGAGGGTGAAATTTCGGAAATTAATGCACTACTACCCGAAATAAAGGAGAAGATCAGTGATCTAGAAGATTTCAAGAAGGAAGCAAAGAAAGCATTACTTGCAAAATTTGATGTTGGAGAGACAGGAATAAAATCAGAAACTGGGCAGGGATCAAGTGCTGAATCTTCAGGAGCGTTTCCAGTATCATCTCGGCCAGATGTTGATTCCAAACCAGTTTCTAATATATCACACCTGGTGCGCAAGAAACGTAAGCTGGAACCAGATACGTCTGAAGAAAAATGTTCAAAACAACTATGTACTGAAGTGTCTAAGCGGGAATGA
- the Nasp gene encoding protein HGV2 isoform X2: protein MEPEAKSDNPEQETSNKEEAFTHLAQGKRHLLVKDYNEAVTSLASACQLLSQLYGEAANECGEAYFNYGIALLELGRTENGVLGIEGEGNESQDSDDGEDEVEDEKEENTTSSEEKQVENGKHDEEPEKKGSADTDTESKKDETNGTNNDEAGTNDKSKEESDEDDVSNLRLAWEMLELAKIIFQRQAEGSKQMNLKLAEVHLKLGEVGLESETYTQAIEDIKMCLQIQTDHLDEHDRCIAETHYQLGMAYSLVHDFDEAIEQLNQAHQLLEKRIKYLQERGKQGVTSAEQNENNPFYTIEGEISEINALLPEIKEKISDLEDFKKEAKKALLAKFDVGETGIKSETGQGSSAESSGAFPVSSRPDVDSKPVSNISHLVRKKR, encoded by the coding sequence ATGGAGCCGGAAGCGAAAAGTGATAATCCTGAACAGGAAACAAGCAATAAAGAAGAGGCTTTTACACATTTAGCCCAAGGGAAAAGACATTTATTGGTTAAAGATTACAATGAAGCCGTGACATCCCTTGCTTCTGCGTGTCAACTACTGTCACAGTTATACGGTGAAGCGGCAAATGAATGCGGAGAAGCATATTTCAATTACGGAatagcattattagaacttgggcGAACAGAAAATGGGGTTTTGGGGATCGAAGGAGAGGGCAATGAAAGTCAAGACAGTGACGATGGAGAAGATGAAGTTGAAGATGAGAAGGAAGAAAACACGACAAGTAGTGAAGAAAAACAAGTGGAAAACGGAAAGCATGATGAGGAACCGGAGAAGAAAGGTAGTGCAGATACAGATACAGAATCAAAAAAAGATGAAACAAATGGTACGAATAATGATGAAGCTGGTACAAATGATAAATCAAAAGAAGAGAGTGATGAAGATGATGTAAGTAATTTGCGCCTAGCATGGGAAATGCTGGAATTAgccaaaataatatttcaaagacAAGCTGAAGGCAGTAAGCAAATGAATTTGAAACTAGCAGAAGTTCATTTGAAACTAGGTGAAGTTGGTTTAGAATCTGAGACTTATACTCaggcaattgaagacattaaaatGTGTTTGCAAATTCAAACTGATCATTTGGACGAACATGACAGATGCATTGCTGAAACCCATTATCAGCTTGGAATGGCATATTCACTGGTTCATGATTTCGATGAAGCTATTGAACAACTGAACCAAGCACATCAGCTATTGGAAAAGAGAATTAAGTATCTCCAAGAAAGAGGCAAGCAGGGTGTGACCAGTGCTGAACAGAATGAGAATAATCCATTTTATACAATAGAGGGTGAAATTTCGGAAATTAATGCACTACTACCCGAAATAAAGGAGAAGATCAGTGATCTAGAAGATTTCAAGAAGGAAGCAAAGAAAGCATTACTTGCAAAATTTGATGTTGGAGAGACAGGAATAAAATCAGAAACTGGGCAGGGATCAAGTGCTGAATCTTCAGGAGCGTTTCCAGTATCATCTCGGCCAGATGTTGATTCCAAACCAGTTTCTAATATATCACACCTGGTGCGCAAGAAAC